The Microbacterium paraoxydans genome includes a window with the following:
- a CDS encoding LuxR C-terminal-related transcriptional regulator produces MSPPVRSTRPGPAMRFRPPATPIGVVPRERVTAAIAAAVDADGVTVLSAPSGYGKTTAVAAWASSRDDVAWLALSASDDDPALLTAGVLNALALAAERAGRAFVVPRDIEDPVRAYRQVCAAFQDAEHPVHLVVDDAHRAGEAWSDGLLGLLADQPPDGLRLLLVGTTLIEVTLSRHRLMNPGAFVGVDTLRFSADEIRSLTRSAPGGLDATAVRDETGGWPIAVRLVLVGGSLPSSPASTASSFLGAYIREHVLDALPPALADFVLEGTACAELTPDTAAQVTARDDAADLLETCVRLGLFLDRFDGPEGPTYRWHPAFARRCADLARTDAARFATVHRRAARALEHTDPIAAVTHARRAADRAGARAILLRHWLGLVVGSSAVDVERTATALLRDNPDDPHLLLVRAGASDVLGDHRVARELCRRAEALLDRTPGQADPAVLLIVRLLLAESSVEVAASGPEIRALLDAEDDRMYGGRVALNHLLGWTALRNRESPDLAIEYFSAAAREAREAGDRELTSRAVGHLAYGLATSGRLTEAAAVLAEAETTREALLPRNTFARGSAVAAAGWVAYWSGEAEEAVRIFDAAREEAASGRDLAGHARMMGAYAAALTGDPAICRRAAISVQELPIDVVQGVEWPAFRESSVALLEEAVGRRERALRIAKKYASGTDLPLVGVALSGILRRAEEHAAALEMLRSLRGASELSYVKAATLITAATLRRATGHQEDAHDLCEAALSVASAENLVVLFGPREVAVRRLLQAHVHHGTQFEEFIETCLAVDAVGSVTDRLSERERDVFHQMQTARTLPEIAQELSVSVNTVKTHQRAIYRKLGVSSRREAVHATV; encoded by the coding sequence ATGTCGCCTCCCGTACGTTCCACGAGGCCGGGACCGGCGATGCGCTTCCGGCCGCCCGCCACGCCCATCGGCGTCGTGCCGCGGGAACGCGTGACCGCAGCGATCGCGGCTGCCGTCGATGCGGACGGTGTGACGGTGCTCAGCGCACCCAGCGGCTATGGAAAGACCACGGCCGTCGCCGCCTGGGCGTCATCGCGCGACGACGTCGCCTGGCTCGCGCTGAGTGCGTCCGACGACGATCCCGCACTGCTGACCGCCGGCGTCCTGAACGCCCTGGCGCTCGCGGCGGAGCGCGCCGGTCGGGCGTTCGTCGTGCCGCGGGACATCGAGGATCCGGTGCGCGCCTACCGGCAGGTCTGTGCGGCGTTCCAGGACGCCGAGCACCCGGTGCACCTCGTCGTCGACGATGCCCATCGTGCCGGGGAGGCGTGGAGCGATGGTCTCCTCGGGCTGCTGGCCGACCAGCCTCCGGACGGACTGCGGCTCCTCCTGGTGGGGACGACCCTGATCGAGGTCACCCTGTCCCGCCACCGCCTCATGAACCCGGGAGCCTTCGTCGGCGTGGACACCCTCCGGTTCTCGGCGGACGAGATCCGGAGTCTGACGCGATCGGCGCCCGGTGGGCTCGATGCGACCGCGGTGCGCGACGAGACCGGAGGCTGGCCCATCGCGGTGCGGCTGGTCCTCGTCGGCGGCTCCCTGCCGTCGAGCCCGGCATCGACGGCCTCGTCCTTCCTCGGCGCGTACATCCGTGAGCACGTCCTGGATGCGCTGCCGCCCGCGCTCGCGGACTTCGTCCTCGAGGGGACGGCCTGCGCGGAGCTCACGCCAGACACCGCCGCACAGGTCACGGCGAGGGACGACGCCGCCGACCTCCTGGAGACCTGCGTCCGGCTCGGGCTGTTCCTCGACCGGTTCGACGGCCCGGAGGGCCCCACGTACCGCTGGCACCCCGCGTTCGCGCGTCGGTGCGCCGACCTCGCGCGGACGGATGCGGCGCGTTTCGCCACGGTGCACCGCCGGGCCGCTCGTGCTCTGGAGCACACGGATCCGATCGCCGCCGTGACGCACGCGCGGCGCGCCGCTGATCGGGCCGGTGCCAGGGCCATCCTCCTGCGGCACTGGCTGGGCCTCGTGGTCGGCTCCTCGGCCGTCGACGTGGAGCGGACGGCGACGGCTCTCCTGCGCGACAACCCGGATGATCCGCACTTGCTGCTCGTGCGGGCCGGAGCCAGCGACGTCCTCGGCGACCATCGCGTCGCCCGGGAGCTGTGTCGACGGGCCGAGGCCCTCCTCGATCGCACGCCGGGGCAGGCCGACCCCGCCGTCCTGCTCATCGTCCGCCTGCTGCTCGCGGAGTCGTCCGTCGAGGTGGCCGCGTCGGGTCCGGAGATCCGCGCGCTGCTGGATGCCGAGGACGACAGGATGTACGGCGGACGGGTGGCGCTCAACCATCTGCTGGGGTGGACCGCGCTGCGCAATCGCGAATCGCCGGACCTCGCGATCGAGTACTTCTCGGCGGCGGCGCGCGAGGCGAGGGAGGCCGGCGATCGGGAGCTCACGTCCCGCGCCGTCGGACATCTCGCCTACGGCCTCGCCACCTCCGGCCGGCTCACGGAGGCCGCGGCCGTGCTCGCCGAGGCCGAGACCACCCGGGAGGCTCTTCTTCCGCGGAACACCTTCGCGCGCGGAAGCGCCGTGGCCGCCGCGGGGTGGGTGGCGTACTGGTCGGGCGAGGCGGAGGAGGCGGTCCGGATCTTCGACGCGGCGCGTGAGGAAGCCGCGTCCGGCCGCGATCTGGCCGGACATGCACGCATGATGGGAGCCTATGCCGCCGCGCTCACGGGAGACCCCGCGATCTGCCGCCGAGCGGCCATCAGCGTGCAGGAGCTCCCCATCGACGTCGTCCAGGGGGTGGAGTGGCCGGCGTTCCGGGAGTCGTCGGTGGCCCTGCTCGAAGAGGCGGTGGGGCGGAGGGAGCGCGCACTGCGCATCGCGAAGAAGTATGCCAGCGGTACCGACCTCCCGCTCGTGGGCGTCGCCCTGTCCGGGATCCTGCGTCGCGCCGAGGAGCATGCGGCGGCGCTGGAGATGCTGCGGTCGTTGCGGGGTGCGTCCGAGCTGTCGTACGTCAAAGCCGCCACGTTGATCACCGCGGCCACGCTCCGGAGGGCGACGGGGCACCAGGAGGACGCGCATGACCTGTGCGAGGCCGCCCTCTCGGTCGCGTCCGCGGAGAACCTCGTCGTGCTCTTCGGCCCGCGCGAGGTCGCGGTGCGCCGGCTGCTGCAGGCGCATGTGCATCACGGCACGCAGTTCGAGGAGTTCATCGAGACATGCCTCGCCGTCGACGCGGTCGGCTCCGTGACCGATCGGCTGTCGGAGCGGGAACGCGACGTCTTCCACCAGATGCAGACGGCGCGCACGCTGCCGGAGATCGCCCAGGAGCTTTCCGTGTCGGTGAACACGGTGAAGACGCATCAACGAGCGATCTACCGCAAGCTCGGGGTCTCGTCCCGGCGGGAGGCCGTCCACGCGACCGTGTGA
- a CDS encoding DUF6325 family protein, translating into MRSRVLGDVAFVVVELRSAHPGPPVLEPLLRQVEDGTLRVLDFLIVRRDAAEGQRITEVDGDDFSLAGLPLYAPGLISLDDVRHFLPWVPPDAVAAVILVEQRWDVRFIREVEDAGDRILATQAIPSAVANAALVATLGAGP; encoded by the coding sequence ATGAGGAGCCGGGTGCTGGGCGACGTGGCGTTCGTCGTGGTCGAGCTCCGCAGCGCACACCCGGGACCGCCCGTCCTCGAACCGCTGCTGCGTCAGGTCGAGGACGGCACGCTGCGCGTGCTCGACTTCCTCATCGTCCGCCGCGACGCCGCCGAGGGGCAGCGCATCACGGAGGTCGACGGCGACGACTTCTCGCTCGCCGGCCTGCCCCTGTACGCACCGGGACTGATCTCCCTCGACGATGTCCGGCATTTCCTCCCGTGGGTGCCTCCCGACGCCGTCGCGGCCGTCATCCTCGTCGAACAGCGCTGGGACGTCCGCTTCATCCGCGAGGTCGAGGACGCCGGGGACCGGATCCTGGCGACACAGGCGATCCCCTCCGCGGTCGCGAACGCCGCGCTCGTCGCCACCCTCGGTGCGGGCCCCTGA
- a CDS encoding DUF6325 family protein, with amino-acid sequence MKEFRFGPVEFYLVGFDGDRPDPSTFGALTDLVSKGVVRVLDFVLVTRTAEGDLDILEVEEDDGTAVLDGLEPIVAGLASEDDVRALAEVVPPGRSAAVVVLELLFARTLAQDVAAAGGQVLRSERVPAPVVNAVMDILEQEGE; translated from the coding sequence ATGAAGGAGTTCCGATTCGGGCCCGTCGAGTTCTATCTCGTGGGCTTCGACGGTGATCGGCCGGATCCGTCCACGTTCGGCGCGCTGACCGACCTGGTGTCGAAGGGCGTGGTGCGCGTGCTGGACTTCGTGCTGGTGACGCGGACGGCGGAGGGGGATCTCGACATCCTCGAGGTGGAGGAGGACGACGGCACTGCCGTCCTCGACGGCCTCGAGCCGATCGTCGCCGGGCTCGCGAGCGAGGACGACGTCCGCGCCCTGGCGGAGGTCGTGCCGCCGGGACGGTCGGCGGCGGTCGTGGTCCTGGAGCTCCTGTTCGCCCGGACCCTCGCCCAGGATGTGGCCGCCGCGGGAGGCCAGGTGCTGCGCAGCGAGCGCGTTCCGGCACCCGTCGTGAACGCGGTGATGGACATCCTCGAACAGGAAGGTGAATGA